The following is a genomic window from Paenibacillus sp. FSL R5-0766.
ATGGGCCATGATTTTCAGCAAACGATCCAGCGCAGCCGTTTTCCAGTCACCCTCACCGGCAAATCCGTACCCTTGAGCCATCAGGCGTTGCACGGCCAGACCCGGAAGTTGTTTCATACCATGCAGATCTTCGAAGTTCGTAGTGAAGGCACTGTAACCACCTTCATCCAGGAAGCGTTTGATCGCAATTTCATAACTCGCTTGCACACGTACACTGGCTTCCCAAGCTTCCTTGCTGTTCGTGCCGTAATCGAATTCGTAGAGGTCTCCATATTGAGCAATTAGATCATCGATTTCCTGCTCTGTTACAGCGTTCACGTATTGCACGAGGTCACCAATGCCGAAGTAATCAACCGTCCATCCGAATTGGATCTGTGCTTCAACTTTATCACCTTCGGTTACGCCCACGTTACGCATGTTATCACCGAAGCGCGCTACTTTGATGTTAAAGCTTTCATTATAAGCTACCGCTACGTCCATCCAGTCTGCAACCTGCTGTTGCACTTCTGGGCGCTCCCAGTAGCCAACAACGATTTTATTTTGTTTTCTCAGACGGGCATTAATGAAGCCATATTCGCGGTCACCGTGTGCCGCTTGGTTCAGGTTCATGAAGTCCATATCGATAGTTGCCCAAGGAATGCTTTCGTTGAATTGGGTTGCCAAGTGCAGCAAAGGTTTTTGCAGCAATTTTGTACCACGAATCCACATTTTCGCCGGGGAGAACGTATGCATCCACGTAATCACACCTGCTACTTCGTCGCGGTAGTTAACTTCCTTCATCGTGCTCGTGATTTTATCTGCGCTTACCGCCAGATCCTGCAATACGAGCGGGTACGGCAGTACGCCGCTTGCATTAAGGGCATCCGTGATTTTCTGTGCATTTGCTTTTACTTCACCCAATGCTTCTTCTCCGTACAAGTGCTGTGAACCGACGACAAACCAGAATTCTTTTGCTGCTGACATATAATCATCCTCATTTCATTATTTTATAGTTGAACTAATGGGTTTACACTAGCACACTGCGCAGCCAGAATAATCTTTCGATCGCTGGTTATCCCCGGATTTTTTTGATTCCCTTTTTTAAAGGGAAAATCCTGTGATAAAGGCGAACGCTCCGCTTCTCCAGCTTTCTTCTGTCTTCTCCGTTATCGTGTAAAAAGTATAGTTGAACAAATCATTCCCACACTACACCACTTGGAAGCCAGAACATGCTTCCAGTCACTGTTATAACCTAATTACTTTTGTCCGTAATACGCGTCTTTTCCGTGTTTTCGCAGATAGTGTTTATCCAAAATACCTTGTGGCAGTTCTTTTGCAAAGTTATTCAATTGCCGCGCGTACAGGTTCATTTTGCACACTTCCTCCAGCACGACGCTGTTCACCACGGCAGACTTGGCATCTTTCCCCCACGTAAACGGTGCATGACCATGGAGCAATACTGCCGGTACAGCCATAACATCAATCCCACGCTGTTCAAACGTTTCAATAATGACGCGCCCCGTCTCCGCTTCGTATCCACGATCAACCTCGTCCTGATTCAGGAAACGTGCACAAGGCACCGCCCCGTAGAACGTGTCCGCATGTGTGGTTCCCATTACAGGTACGTCCAGTCCGGCTTGCGCCCAGATAGTCGCCCAAGTGGAGTGTGTATGCACGATGCCACCAATCTCCGAGTAATGCTTATATAGTACGGCATGTGTTGCGGTGTCCGAGGAAGGTCTCATCTCACCTTCTACGACGTTACCGTCCAGATCAACCACAACCATGTCGCTTGCTTTCATCACATCGTAGCTAACGCCACTTGGTTTGATCACAAACAGACCACTTTCCCGATCAATTGCGCTGACGTTACCCCATGTGAATTTCACAAGTCCGTGCTTTGGCAGTTCCAGATTCGCCTGAAACACCTCTTCTTTCAGTTGTTCTAACATGTTATTCCCTCCCGTTCTCTAATAGTGCGTGTTCAAAAAGTCGGTTTTCAGTACCGAGAAGATGGGATGAAGCTAGAAATGGAGTAGCGGAGCGTAGATAGAGCTACGTGAGCAACGGACATTTCGGCTGAATTCCATATTCGATGTTGATGATGCCACTAGGCATCCTTCGTAATCAAAAGCGGTCTTTTTGAACAACCTCTACCAGATGATCTACGGCTGATTGCTCAATCGCAAGTCCACTCCGGTAGCGTTCGATAAATGCTTCAAACCCTTTCACATCCGATGCATCCGGTGCCACTTCGACACCCTCCACATCGTTAAAGACCTTCTGCTCCAGGAACACATCCAGGCTCTCCTCTTGATCCTTGTTGATCATGTACGAAGCCAGAAGCGCCATGCCCCATGCGCCGCCTTCACCAGCGGTAGACATGACCGACACCGGTACGTTCATCGCAGCAGCTACAATCCGTTGTCCGACAACAGGGGTCTTGAATAGGCCACCGTGAGCCAAAATGCTGTCAATGGCTACATTCTCTTCCTCCGTCAAAATGTCCATACCCAACTTGAGTGCACCGAAGGCACTGAACAGATGTGTCCGCATGAAGTTTGCCAGATTGAAGTTGCTTTCCGGGGAGCGGACGAACAATGGACGGCCTTTCTCAAGTCCCGTAATGTTCTCACCTGAGTAGTAACCGTAGCTGAGCAAGCCACCACCATCAGGGTCTGCCTCCAAAGCCTTGTTAAACAACACGCTAAACAACTTGGCGTTATCCACTTCATATCCCATTGCTTGAGAGAATTCGCGGAACAGTCCAACCCATGCGTTGATATCACTGGAACAGTTGTTGGCATGAACCATCCCTACTGGGCTACCATCTGGCGTGGTCACCATATCGATCTCGGGATACACTTTGGATAATTCCTTCTCCAGTACGATCATCGCAAATACGGATGTGCCGACGGAGATGTTCCCCGTCCGTTTTCTCACGCTATTTGTTGCCACCATGCCTGTTCCGGCATCGCCTTCTGGCGGGCAGAGCGGAATGCCTGCTTGCAGATCTTGCGAAGGGTCGAGCAACTTGGCTCCCGCTTCCGTCAATTCACCTGCATTCTCACCAGCGAGATATACCTTGGGCAGAAGGTCCTCGACCTTCCACGGATAACCTTTGCCTGCGATCTGTTCGTCGAACTGTTGGATCATGGATGGATGATAGTTATGTGTAGACTCGTCAATTGGGAAAATGCCTGAAGCATCGCCGATCCCAATCGCCTTATTGCCCGTCAGCAACCAGTGGATGTATCCAGCCAAGGTTGTCAGGTGATCGATCTGTGGCACATGCACCTCTTCGTTCAAAATCGCTTGATACAAGTGGGCAATGCTCCAGCGTTCCGGAATATTGAATTGCAGAAGTTCCGTTAGCTCTCTTGCAGCTGCTCCTGTAGTAGCATTACGCCACGTGCGGAAAGGTACCAACAGTTCACCCGCGCTATCCAAAGCGATATATCCGTGCATCATGGCCGAGAATCCGATAGACCCGACCGTGCGCAGCGTGATTCCGTATTTCTGTTCCACATCTTGCTTCATCTCACGATAAGCCGTTTGCAGACCTGTGATGATATCCTCCTGGTTGTACGTCCAATATCCATCTTTCAGGAGGTTCTCCCATTCATAACTGCCTGACGCGATGGTCTCAAAACGATCATCAATCAATACCACCTTAATCCGCGTTGATCCAAATTCAATTCCGAGCGAAGTAGCGCCCTTGGTAATGGCTTCTTTCAAGTCCAATTGACTCATAATCACGTGTATCCCCTCTCCGGTCGCGATTTCACATCCCAAAGGATGCATATATAAGGTGAAGCTTTTACTTATAGCGCTAGCTGATCATAAATTGTATAAAAACTTCCTGTTGTGTTTTCAAAGAATGCGCTTTCCTTTTCTGACAGCCTTAGTATATTTTTTGTACGTACATTTGTCAATAATATATAATAGTTATACTTACAAAGGACACATATTGCACTCTATTTGAACATTCAAAGGTCTTAAATAGTTATAAATCGGCTATGCTGTAAGGTACACCTCCATCCAAAAAGGCTGAATATGTACGGCTTATTTCGAAAAATGTTCGGTTTTATTTTCATCCTAACTGAATCATGCTAAAATATGTACGTACAACTATTCGAACAACTATGTTTATATAGATGAGTAACGATGAAAGAAGTGGACTACGTGAAGCCAAAATATCAGGTCATCATTGATGATATAAAGAGTCATATCCTTTCGGGAACATATAGCATAGGCGAACAGATCCCCACCGAGTTGGCATTACAGGAAAGCTACACCGTAAGTCGCCAGACGGTGCGGAAGGCTATTTTGGAGTTATCAAATGAAGGATTTTTACGAAGCGAAAAGGGGTCAGGGACCTACGTTAGCAATCAGTATCGATCACGGTCAGGTGGCAATACGTCAAAGAAAACGATCGGTGTGATCACGACATACATCTCGGATTACATCTTTCCGTCCATCATCCGCGGTATCGAGAGTCGTCTGAATGAGGACAACTACTCGTTACTGCTGGCCAGTACTAATAATGATGTAGCGCAGGAGAAAAAAGCACTCGAAATGATGCTCTCCTACGGCGTGGATGGCCTGATTGTCGAACCGACCAAAAGTAATCTGTACAATCCCAACATTGCATACTACCTATCGTTCAAAGAGCAGGATGTGCCGTTTACGATGATTAATGCATTTTATGAAGAGCTGGAGGTTCCGTTCTTCTGCCTGGATGACGTGCAATCCAGCTATCTTGCCACACGGGAATTGATCGCCAAAGGCCATACCCAGATCGGCATTATCGCCAAAATGGATGATTTACAAGGCAAGTACCGGATGAAGGGGTACATCAAGGCGCTGGGTGAAGCGAAATTACGGTTCCATCCTGAGCAAGTGCTTTCCTTTGATACCGCATCGAAACCGGATTTATCCTCTAATGTAGCAACGTATCTGGACGAAAACAGGTATTCGCTCACCGCAATTGTCTGTTACAACGATGAGGTGGGACTGGAGGTCGTGAACGCCTGCAGGCAACTGGGCATCTCGATCCCGGATGAGTTATCCATCATTGGGCAGGACAATTCGTACATCGCCAAGAACGCCAACATCCGGCTAACAACGCTAACCCATCCCCAAGAACAAATGGGCCGCGATGCTGCCGACTGGGTGATTAAGAATCTGCAAGGCAAAAAGGATCTACCGACGAACACCTACTATCAGCCGGTGCTAGTTGAGGGAGAGACGGTGAAGGAGATCGTAGTGGAATAATATTGTTGTGGGACGGGCGTTAAGTTGTTACCGAGCGTTTCTGTCCAACATACTTAAAGAAGGCCGTCAGAATATCTGCGGCCTTCTTTGTTTTTGTTCACTATTAACGAGGGATTACTTCTTCTTACTATACATATACATATACATCTTCTCTAATCAAAACTACTTCGCCTGATCCGCTTCTTCTTCTTCGCTTACCAGACTTACAAGGACGCCTTTCTTCTCCAACTTTTTCACAACCTGTTCTGCTCGATCATTCAACGGATTGTTAGCCAAATAAACCTCTGTTAGATGTGGGATGGTATCGAGCACTGCAATATCCTTAATGAGGTTATCTTCTACATATAGATACTCCAGGGTTGGATGATTTTTCAAAGGTGTCAGATCTTGAATTTTATTATCATTCATAATAACCCATTCCAGCTTTAATTTCTCAAGAGGACTTAGATCGGTCACCTGATTCCCACTGGCGAGCAAACTGGTCAGCTTACGCATATTTTTTAATGGAGCCAGGCTTTTGATTTTGTTATCGTCCATAACCAGATTTTGCAGATTAGTCAGACCTAAAAGTGGCGAGATATCTGCAATCTGATTGCCTTCAACAGCTAAGAACGTCAATTTTTTTAACTTGTGGAGTGGCTTAATATTTTTTATATTTTGACCAGGCAAGAATAAATCCACCATATTAATGGCATGTTCAAGACCTTGCAGGTTAGAAATCTTATTTTTCGTTTCCATAGCATATAGAGATTTTAATTTTTTCAAATCGCCAGCCTTTATTTCCTTCTTAGCAGACAGCTTCAAATCTGCTCGAATAACTTTGGCCAGGACCGGGTCTTTGATAAGCGATGCAGCCGAGATAATAGTGGTCGGTAATAGTACAAAAACCAAACATAAAACGATCACACTTTTGATGAATTGATTACGCATATAGATTCTCCCTTTAAGCATCTTAATTAGTGGCTCCGTTTCAAGGAGTTGAGGTCAGCCGTAACGATTTTACCTGTATTTCCAAAGACGTACACTTTCCCTTTAAACTCCACCGCATCGTACCAATCGTCTACCGTCAAGACATCCTGCTTGGTCCATTTCTCAGCGTCATCGGAAAGGAAGATGGAACCTTCACTGCCGACAGCAATGAAGAGATTGCCCACGTATGAGATGCCAAAGAATCCAGTGTTCATTCCACGAGCATATAATTCGTCACGGAACTCTGTCCTCACCCATTTCTTACCGTCCTCTGAAGTCAAAATAACCGCACTCTGTGCATTCCCATAGTAACTGGCAGTGGTCACGACAAATTTTCCGTCACCCCATACCACATCGAAATTATGTCCAGGAAACCGTGCCGGGATTTCGTTCCACTTCAGACCATCCTCGGAGACGAGCAAAAGCCCTTTTTCTCCAACGGCTACCAGTGTTGTGCCGTTTGATGCCATCGCATTGATTTTTTTCTTTACATTAGTGTTTAGGGTCCTCCACGTCTTCCTATCCTTGGAAGAAAGAATCGTGCCGGCCTCGCCTGCCACGTAATACGTATTATTGGCATACAGCACGCTCGTAAGTGATTGAGTTGTCGGGGATTTAATGTCCTTCCACTTTACCCCATCAACAGAGGACATCATCTTCCCGTTATCTCCTACCGCAAAAAAGTCCTTCCCTGACCATACAACTCCCCGAAGTGGATACGCTTGATCCACATAAGAAGATTGCCATTTGCCAGCCGTGTTCATCTTTGCAGAACCCTGCGAGCTGACGGAAAGGAAGTTAAGCTGGCTACGATACCCACCCACCAGCACCAGCCTATCCTTGCTCACTGCTGCTTCATATACGTTACTTGGAAGCACAAAAGGATATCGCTTTGTCAGCTTCCATTTGCGCCCATCCGCAGATGTTTGAATACCAGCATCCGTAATCGTTATATACTGTTTGCCGTTGTGAATGGTACAAAACAGGTTCTGCTTAGGGCTAGTTGCAAACCCAGCATCGCTCCAGCTCTTACCATCCTTGGATGTCCAGTTGACCTCCTTCAGGACATGATTGGCTTTATTCACATATTCAAAACCAAAAATATAAAACCTGTCCTTTGCCCAGTACACCTTGGACCAAAAGGCTTTAGACGATACGTATATCCATTTCAGTCCATCCTTCGAGGTCATGATCGTTGCATCCCCTACAGCAACAAAAGCTCCACCGCCATAGGTCATATCCCAAACTTGCTCATAATTAGGCTGATTGGTCTTCACCTTTTTCCAGGTGATTCCGTCTTTGGATACCGCTACGACTCCGCCTTCATAACCTTGAGCCACGAAGGTATTATTGCCCCATGCTACGGCTGTAAAATTGGTGGAGATACCTGTTTTTCGCTCGGTCCACGTTAATCCATCCTCTGAAGAGAAAATCTTTCCTTCATATGTTGTTCCACCAACTGCAATATATCGTTTCCCGTTCCATACGGCGTCTTTTAAAAATCTTATATGTATTGAATTATTTAACTTCTCCCATGACAGACCATCAGTGGATGTCCATACGGTTACGATATCTGCTTCCTCACGAAAACCCATGAATTCTGACTTTCCATGAATAATCAAACTAAAATCTACTGGATTCCCGGTATAGATTGTCTTCCATGTAACTCCGTCCTTAGAGGTTTTCACATAACCTCCGGCAGCTGGCATCATATAAATCCCTCCACCATAGGCAATGGAATGGGAAACTCCACTATTTAACTCATCCAACGAAGACCAATTAAGGTTCAACTGACTTTTTACTACAGCATCCTCAATGTTCGCAACTTCACCCTCTGCCTGGGCAGGATGTACAGAAATTAGGGAAAACAGCAGAATCGTAGTTAACAGCAGAGGTATTACTTTTAGTGAAAAAACTAGTGTGCGACTCATAGTTATCTCCTTACATTATTTAATACTACAAATATACCATGATCTGGAATGTAATACATGGATATTATCTTCATCCTAATTTAATAAAACCCTCCTGCTCTCATCCTATAACTGTTTCGTTAAGAACGGATAATGGACTACTTCACCAAGGAATGTAACCCTAATATAATACGGGCTGATCCGTTATTCTTATCTCCACCCATTGCTTCACTCTCTTGGCTGTTATGGGCTCTGATCAAACATCCACTCAAAAGTGAGGACTACACCAAAAAGCCATACGGATGATGGTCCGTACGGCTTTTTAGCGATTTTTTCTTATACATAAACACATGCGGGAATGATGAATGACGCTGCAAATGTTACTTCCAAAGCTCCTCAGCAATTTCCTTAATGAAGGCAAGCTTGCGCCATTGCTGTTCCTCGGTCAGATGGTTGCCTTCTTCCGTGGAAGCGAAGCCGCATTGTGGACTCAGGCAGATTCGATCCAGATCAACATATTGTGTAGCTTCCTCAATCCGTTTCAGGATATCTTCCTTGTTCTCCAACTCTCCGAATTTGGAAGAGAAGAGGCCAAGTACAACCTGCTGGTTATCCTTCAGGAAACGAAGTGGTTTGAAGTCACCAGCCCGTTCCGTATCAAACTCCAGGTAGAAGCCAGAGTAGTTATCGATGCTCAGAAGTGTTTGCGCAATCGGCTCATAACCGCCACCGACTCCTGCAAATGTCGAAACATAATTACCGCGACAGACATGAGTGGTTACCACGAGGTCTTCCGGCAGGCCTGATACCACATGTTCATTCAGTTTTGCGAGTTCGTTGGCGTACTCTTCCACATTAACGCCAATCTGCTCCATCACTGTGATGAACTGTTGGTCACACAATGCACCCCACGTGCAATCATCAATCTGGATGCTGCGGCAACCGGCTTCATAAAAAGCCAGGATGGATGCTTTGTACGCCCCAGCAATGTCAGAGAGAAGCTCTTGGCGGTTCGGATAGATAGCTTGTGTGCTTTCCTTATTATCTGCCCGGTCCAATTCGAATAGGAACTGTGCAGCCGCTGGGATGGATTGACGAGCAACAACGTCTTCCCCAGCCGCTTCTTTCAAGAAGGCATAATGCGCTACAAATGGATGACTGCTATAGCTGATTTTGCCGCTCAGACGAGCTGTTTCCGGTCTGGATGTCGCTCCGTTGAATCGGTAGCCTTCCTCAATGATCGTCCGCTCTACACCATCCAGTCCCCAGAAAAAGTCCAGATGCCACCAAGAGCGGCGGAATTCGCCGTCCGTTACAGCCTGAAGGCCAACCTCTTTTTGCTTCTGTACGAGTTTCACAATCTCGACATTCTCCACTTCATTCAACTGTTCCGTGGTAATTTCGCCGTTCTGGTATTTTAATCGGGCATCTTTCAACGCACTCGGGCGCAGGAAACTGCCCACAATATCATATCGAAATGGAGTGACTGTTCGTTGTTTAGGTTCTGTTTGTACGCTCATAGTTTAATCTCCCCGTTTATCATTATAGAATTAAATATAACATATCCGATCGGAATAGCTGTTCTACGAAAGAGTTATAGCCCGCTATAGGTATTAGCTATAGCGGGCTATATTTAAGGAGACTTTATATACAATCATGAATTCCATCTTACCTGACCGGATGTTCGGAACAGGGTCTCAACATCTATGATCTCAAGTTAACGTAAGAACGATCTGATCCCCGGAACGGGTGATTTTATAAATCCCCTCTTGCATGTCGATGCCATAATGCTTTTTCAGCAACCACTTGGCATTGAGATCCGTCTCCACAACCACCAGATAATCGTAACCGCTTAGAAGGTTATCCATATTATCCTCATAGAACAATACAATCCCGTCCACATGTGGAGCATACAAGAAATACTTCCCTACATATTGCATGTAATAGTTCGTGACCTGTTGGTCCCTGTCTGAGGCGTAGAAGAGATATCTGTTATTATCCTCTTGCCCACCTGAGTACCACCGATCACCAGTAACTGCATGAATCTTGTAAGGGAGCGTTGTATCATAGCTTTGGGCGATAGACACGATACCATTGTATTCGGACAAAAGGATGGTGGCCGCAACCGCCATACAGCCGATAATGCCTTTTTGATAATGACCTTTCGTCTCAACCGTCTTAAATGATTGATAATCAGGTACTTCACCGATCCGATAGTGGAATGATCGCTCCAGGTCGATCGCAGCGCACAACACCAGCCCACCGGCGAACAGCACCACGATACTGGACGCATAACGCTCAAAGCCTGCCAGGACAATGGCTTCATCCAATGGCATGGAGAAGAGATACAACGCCAGTATCCCCGCATAGTACAGTAACAGAACAACGTCCAAAGCAATTAATGCTTTCCACAAGTTCCACTTCTTCTTGAGTACAACAACGGCAAATACCGAAGCTCCGATCGCGATAAGCTGGAAAAGTACAATTCCGAGCACAGGCCTGGACGTGATATCTATGCTTGATTTCAGGAAGAGCGTCAGGATCTCCCATTTCTGTTCTCCCGTCTTGCCAGCTTGGATCACCGAGGCTGTTCCCTCGAACTTGTTATCAATCCCTTGGAATACCGTTGCCATTCGCCAGCTCCAGCCGAAGTAGGGAATCAGCGTACCGCAGATCGTACCCACTACAGCGAGCGCTGTTCTCCAACTGAACTTTTGCTTATGTTTTAGCCATGTATACACTAGGAAAATCAGACCGATCGCGGCGAAAATAATACCCGTGCTTTTGATGATGGTCAGTAATCCCGCAAGCGGAAGAACAACAATACATGCTTTTTTGATCTCATTACGATATTGGTAGATCACCGCCAGGATTGCGAGCGCATAGATCGGAAGCAAGAAATCCACGAGTAGATTGGTGATCCGAATCGTAAGATTGAAAAAAGAAAGTGTAGATAACCCGAGTCCAAGAAAAGCGTACAGAAGAAAGCGTTTCTTCTCCGAAACAATGCCAAACATGGCATAAAAACAGGAAAAGATAAGCAGCCCTTGTGCCAAGAGCATCACGGACTGGGAGTGTCCCATGAAGCGACAGACATAATAAATAAATGACGAAGTCCCCAGCGGATAGTTTTTAAAATCAATTAGGCTGGATTCTGGTGTCGGAAAGGCATTTGTACTCAGCATCTGCTTCAACACAATGGCCCAGTGCGAGAAGTTATCGTAGTGAGTTAATTGGTTTTGGAACAGAATCAACAAAAAGATGAATGTTCCGCCCAGAAAAGAAAACTGAAATATCGAGAACATTAAATTCGGCTTGGTCCCTCGTCGGATAGCTTGAACCAGCGTACCTCTAAAAAGCACCAAGCCTAGTATCAACACGACAATGCTTCCAATAAAGAGCTGACCTGCCAAACCAGCGAAATATACGATGCAGGCTATCGCAGAAAACACAAATACAGGGATGAACTCCCATCGTAGTGCAAGTGTCTTCCGAACAAACTGCATATAACCAACAAAGGAGATTATCAACAAAACCCCCATCACAAAATGAAGCACAATGAGCATCTCTATCTCTCCTAACCCTCTCTGGTGGAACGATCGGAATGTGGCTGAATCAAATCCGTCAGCAATTGGTCGATCAGGCCCTTCTCCACAATATCATCGATATTCTCCACCGAGAGAAGCACTTCGCGCTCACGGGCTGTCGTTTTCCCCGTATGTTGCAAAATGACTTCAATATTACTCTTTGTATAAAAAGTAACGACCGCTCCTGCCGTAATATCACCATGGAAACCCGTCGCGGAAAAGAAACGATAATTGAAGCTGCGCAGCGTACAGCTAGCATCATTGGTGAAATGAACTGGAAGCTGTAGAGAAAGCCGCGGCATTTTTCGCTGATCCGATCTGGGTTGAACAATCCGTTTTTTCACATTACGTAACATATCGTCATAAGCCGTATCCCACAGATTCATCTGCTCTGGCAATGAGTGTTTACGGTCGTAGATGATTTGCATGTATTGGCGGTTATCATTCTCATCAATCGGCTGAACCGTTGCGGAGTAACGCCAGCCCTCTCCATCCTGTTTCACATAAACGATGACTGCATCGAGATTGGCCTCATACCGGTCGGTTTTGACAACCAGAGAGATGATCTTCTGCTCAGCCAAATAAATGGGATATGGGACATAGAAGGCAATACCTTGCTCAGATACATCCACCGTCTTGGCCTGATAACGCAGATTGTTGGCTTGGTCGTGAATCGTGACATCTTCCTGCGCCCGAATCCGTTCTGTCTCCCGATACGCACGGCGGCCGATCATGAAGAACAGGGCGTAACACAGCGCAATCATGTTATGAATCAGCCAGAAAATAATGATACTGCTGAAGAACAGCGCAATGCCGTACTTGCCATTGACATACCGAATCACGGCTGCAATGGATAGCAACAGCAAGAAGATATGCGGAAGTGCATATAACAGAGCAGACATCCATTGTCGACCGCTTGCTCTGCTTTTGTTGGTAACCTTGAATTTTTTCTCACGAATACCCAGCGTCTCCAGGAGAACCGGCCAGATCAAGTAAGGCATGAATATGGTGTCGATAACCTGACTCCATCGCTGATTCCGAATATTGCTGGACAGATATCGCATGGATACACTGTAGAAGAAATAAGATGGAAGCCAGAATATTAAGATTTGCCAGAAGGTTGTGTTCACAATCTGGAAGTCGAATAACGCA
Proteins encoded in this region:
- the araA gene encoding L-arabinose isomerase — encoded protein: MSAAKEFWFVVGSQHLYGEEALGEVKANAQKITDALNASGVLPYPLVLQDLAVSADKITSTMKEVNYRDEVAGVITWMHTFSPAKMWIRGTKLLQKPLLHLATQFNESIPWATIDMDFMNLNQAAHGDREYGFINARLRKQNKIVVGYWERPEVQQQVADWMDVAVAYNESFNIKVARFGDNMRNVGVTEGDKVEAQIQFGWTVDYFGIGDLVQYVNAVTEQEIDDLIAQYGDLYEFDYGTNSKEAWEASVRVQASYEIAIKRFLDEGGYSAFTTNFEDLHGMKQLPGLAVQRLMAQGYGFAGEGDWKTAALDRLLKIMAHNENTGFMEDYTYEMAAGQEAILQSHMLEVDPTLASTKPRIIVSPLGIGDREDPARLVFDGKAGEGVVVSMADFGTHYKLLINEVSAFEPTVPAPNLPVARVLWSVKPNFQDGVKAWIENGGGHHTVVSLNLTTDQIVTYAKLVNLEYVIIK
- a CDS encoding L-ribulose-5-phosphate 4-epimerase, with protein sequence MLEQLKEEVFQANLELPKHGLVKFTWGNVSAIDRESGLFVIKPSGVSYDVMKASDMVVVDLDGNVVEGEMRPSSDTATHAVLYKHYSEIGGIVHTHSTWATIWAQAGLDVPVMGTTHADTFYGAVPCARFLNQDEVDRGYEAETGRVIIETFEQRGIDVMAVPAVLLHGHAPFTWGKDAKSAVVNSVVLEEVCKMNLYARQLNNFAKELPQGILDKHYLRKHGKDAYYGQK
- a CDS encoding FGGY-family carbohydrate kinase, with translation MSQLDLKEAITKGATSLGIEFGSTRIKVVLIDDRFETIASGSYEWENLLKDGYWTYNQEDIITGLQTAYREMKQDVEQKYGITLRTVGSIGFSAMMHGYIALDSAGELLVPFRTWRNATTGAAARELTELLQFNIPERWSIAHLYQAILNEEVHVPQIDHLTTLAGYIHWLLTGNKAIGIGDASGIFPIDESTHNYHPSMIQQFDEQIAGKGYPWKVEDLLPKVYLAGENAGELTEAGAKLLDPSQDLQAGIPLCPPEGDAGTGMVATNSVRKRTGNISVGTSVFAMIVLEKELSKVYPEIDMVTTPDGSPVGMVHANNCSSDINAWVGLFREFSQAMGYEVDNAKLFSVLFNKALEADPDGGGLLSYGYYSGENITGLEKGRPLFVRSPESNFNLANFMRTHLFSAFGALKLGMDILTEEENVAIDSILAHGGLFKTPVVGQRIVAAAMNVPVSVMSTAGEGGAWGMALLASYMINKDQEESLDVFLEQKVFNDVEGVEVAPDASDVKGFEAFIERYRSGLAIEQSAVDHLVEVVQKDRF
- a CDS encoding GntR family transcriptional regulator; amino-acid sequence: MKPKYQVIIDDIKSHILSGTYSIGEQIPTELALQESYTVSRQTVRKAILELSNEGFLRSEKGSGTYVSNQYRSRSGGNTSKKTIGVITTYISDYIFPSIIRGIESRLNEDNYSLLLASTNNDVAQEKKALEMMLSYGVDGLIVEPTKSNLYNPNIAYYLSFKEQDVPFTMINAFYEELEVPFFCLDDVQSSYLATRELIAKGHTQIGIIAKMDDLQGKYRMKGYIKALGEAKLRFHPEQVLSFDTASKPDLSSNVATYLDENRYSLTAIVCYNDEVGLEVVNACRQLGISIPDELSIIGQDNSYIAKNANIRLTTLTHPQEQMGRDAADWVIKNLQGKKDLPTNTYYQPVLVEGETVKEIVVE
- a CDS encoding leucine-rich repeat domain-containing protein codes for the protein MRNQFIKSVIVLCLVFVLLPTTIISAASLIKDPVLAKVIRADLKLSAKKEIKAGDLKKLKSLYAMETKNKISNLQGLEHAINMVDLFLPGQNIKNIKPLHKLKKLTFLAVEGNQIADISPLLGLTNLQNLVMDDNKIKSLAPLKNMRKLTSLLASGNQVTDLSPLEKLKLEWVIMNDNKIQDLTPLKNHPTLEYLYVEDNLIKDIAVLDTIPHLTEVYLANNPLNDRAEQVVKKLEKKGVLVSLVSEEEEADQAK
- a CDS encoding 5-methyltetrahydropteroyltriglutamate--homocysteine S-methyltransferase, yielding MSVQTEPKQRTVTPFRYDIVGSFLRPSALKDARLKYQNGEITTEQLNEVENVEIVKLVQKQKEVGLQAVTDGEFRRSWWHLDFFWGLDGVERTIIEEGYRFNGATSRPETARLSGKISYSSHPFVAHYAFLKEAAGEDVVARQSIPAAAQFLFELDRADNKESTQAIYPNRQELLSDIAGAYKASILAFYEAGCRSIQIDDCTWGALCDQQFITVMEQIGVNVEEYANELAKLNEHVVSGLPEDLVVTTHVCRGNYVSTFAGVGGGYEPIAQTLLSIDNYSGFYLEFDTERAGDFKPLRFLKDNQQVVLGLFSSKFGELENKEDILKRIEEATQYVDLDRICLSPQCGFASTEEGNHLTEEQQWRKLAFIKEIAEELWK